GCGAAATGCTCGCGTACGTTAACGCCCGACTGCTTGAGGATGTAGAAGTCGACCCGGGTCACTGGGCTCCCTGCTGGTTGGTTGTCTTTGCTTTATAGTGTACGTAAACATGCCGAGACTGACGAGAGAGGGCGGGTAGTTGCGTTGATTTTTTCCATTATCGATCGTTACCTGTTTCGCGAGGCAGCTGCAGCTAGCTTTGCGGTCTTCCTGGTGCTGTTTGTAGTCCTTGCCGCTAATCGCTCGATCGACTATCTGGCCGATGCGGCTGGAGGTGAGATTCCCGCTGAGGCCGTGGCTGTCCTGATGGGGTTGCAAGTCCTTCGCTATCTGGGCGTTGTTGTGCCCGCGGCGCTTTTCATCGGCATGGTTTTGGCTATGGGCCGCCTCTATAGGGATAGTGAATTGCCGGTGCTGGCCGCCTGCGGGGTGGGGCCGGCGCTTATAACTAGGGGGTTGGCCTATTTGGCTGTGCCGGTGGCTGTCCTGGTCTTCGTCTTGAGCGTCTATGTTGCGCCCTGGGCGAGCTATCAGGCCGATGTCTACAGCGAGCAGGCAGCCCGTGATGTTGATCTCGGCGCCTTTCAGGCAGGGCAATTTGTAGGTGGTGGCGACATAGGGACTTTATATGCTGGGGATAGCGCTGGTGAGGGTGAATTGCGCGAGGTATTTGTTTACGTCCAGGATGCCGACAGAGAGGTAATAGTGCGCGCCGATCGGGCAGTGCAGGATTATCGGCCAGAGACCGGTGACCGATATTTAGTCTTTGGTGACGGCTATCGTTATGACGGCAAGGCGGGGCAGCGCGACTGGACGGTGACTCGCTTCGAGCGCCACGGTTTGCTGGTTGAT
This Halorhodospira halochloris DNA region includes the following protein-coding sequences:
- the lptF gene encoding LPS export ABC transporter permease LptF; this translates as MLYSVRKHAETDERGRVVALIFSIIDRYLFREAAAASFAVFLVLFVVLAANRSIDYLADAAGGEIPAEAVAVLMGLQVLRYLGVVVPAALFIGMVLAMGRLYRDSELPVLAACGVGPALITRGLAYLAVPVAVLVFVLSVYVAPWASYQADVYSEQAARDVDLGAFQAGQFVGGGDIGTLYAGDSAGEGELREVFVYVQDADREVIVRADRAVQDYRPETGDRYLVFGDGYRYDGKAGQRDWTVTRFERHGLLVDTREAVDVERDREGTATAELIGSDHLADIAEVHWRLSMPAMVIVLTVLAVPLAKAEPRDGRYGKLLSAVLVYVAYFQLLTTGHEWLEEGRTPAELGLLWVHVAALLAALAWTRYRFGGLWPVRRSGSLGN